The following DNA comes from Desulfovibrio oxyclinae DSM 11498.
GCACTCCCAACTCTCGGCTGAGAAGCTCAAGGTCTTCTCCCCGAAGCAGGCGAAGCACGGCTTCGACCTTGTGCTGGGCCCAGAAACGTTTCTTCTTGCGCGCCGGTTCCGGCTCTCCGGCTCCGTTCGGCCTACGGCCTCCCTCCGCCGGAGAGCCGGAACCGGCCTTCGAATTCTTTCCCATTGTCGGTCACCTCCTGGACGTTTGTTACGCCCAATTCGGTGTCCAAGAAAACCCTAGGGCAATCCACGTCTGTGTTTTTATCCTTTTATTTCTGCTGCTCAGAGAATTTTGGTGTTGGTATTGGAAGATAAATGAACGGTTGAGAGTGCAGAATGCCGTGGAGCGTAGACTGTATAATGTAGAGGTTTTGTTGGAAAAACAGATTGGTTTGATCGAAGAAAAGGTTACAGACCATGATGTGAAAGAAGCATAGCAGCTTGACAAGGTTTTGCGGGTGGTGCATCCAAGGGGTACGGAGCCTAGAAACTCCACTTGGCGGACGCCGCCACCCCGTCAGACGCGGTTTTTTTGTGCCATAAATACAACCGATTTTTGCCGGGAGTGGTGTAATGTCCAGGGCTTCGGCCTAAAAAAACCAGCCTCGCCAAGTGAGGTTCTAGCTCCCGGCATTCTTTATTTCGAAGAGTGCCCCTAGAAAACACTTGGAGGTTCCGTCATGGAACGCAATTTCATCCTCACCGAATCCCGCTTGAACGAACTTGGCAACGAGGCCGCAAAGATCGAATCTGGGCTCGACTGCCTTGCGCTGCTGCTGGAGTGCAAGGGGCTGAACTCCGACAAGGAGCTGTCCGAGCTCTGCCTCAGCCTGTCCAGCCTGATCCGCAGCGTCCAGTCGGACGCACAGGGGTTGTTCGACAACATGGATCCGCATGGCGAATTCATCACCGCCTGCCACCTGCGGGAGGTGAGCAATGGGTAGCGTGATCCCGTTCGACTTTGACGGCAGTGCCGTGCGCGTCGTCATGCGCGAGGACGAGCCGTGGTTCGTGGCGAAGGATGTTTGTGGGGTGCTTGATATAGGGAATAGTCGTCAGGCGGTGTCGCGACTTGAAGAGGATGAAAAGGGTGTCATTACTAGTGACACCCTTGGCGGTTCCCAGAAAGTCTCCGCCGTTTCCGAGTCCGGCCTTTACGCCCTGATCTTCACCAGTCGCAAGCCCGAAGCGAGGCGGTTCCGCAAGTGGGTCACTTCGGAGGTGCTGCCCGCCATCCGCAAGCATGGCCGGTACGAGTCATGCGGGACAACCGGACTGCCCGGAGACGTGCCGGATTTCTCGCTGCGGCTCAAACCCGCGCTGCGGGCGCAGGCCATGCACACCGCGGTGCAGACCGCCCGGCTGGACGGCGGGAGCGAGCAGGACGTGAAACGGCTCTACCTCGAATATTGCGGCTTGTTCTGCGCACGAGGCACAGCGGACTTTGAGACCTCGGACCCCAGCCTGACCGCGTTCATCGAAGCGCGCTGCGCCCTCGGCTCACGGCTGATGGTGACGAAAGACCGGCTGTTCAGCGCCTATCAGGAGTTCTGCAGCGAGGAAGACTGGCCCACCCTGCGGCGAGAGACTTTTTTTCGTGAAATCAGGGGGATGCTTGACAAAATCCGCGTTATTCGGCCCCGGAGCCATGGCCGCAAGCGCTGCGTTCTCGGCATTGGTTTGATGAAAAAGTGATTTCATTGCAGGTAGTTGCAGTGGTCTTGACCAGTAAAATTTACTATCAGTAAAAGACCCCATTGCTTTTGCATCCCCCTCACGGTGTAGCGTTGTCGCAAACGCACACCGTGAGGGGGATTTTTCATGACCAAAGCCGAGCTGCAGGCGGAGCTTGCCAAACTGCGCCAGACCGAGAGCCGGATCCTGACCGGGGGGCAGGCCGTCACCACGGACGGGGATACCGTGACCGAGGCGACGCTGTTTCGCGTGCAGGAGAAGATCAAAGAGCTTGAGTCCCGTCTGGCGTGGGCGACTCGGCGCCGCAATGCGGTGAGCGCCCGGTTTGGAGGGCGGTCATGAAATATGGTGACCTTGACCTCTGGACGCGCATGCGGGCCACGATGATGGCCCTGAGCGATCCGCGTAAGGCCGCCCGTTTCGTGAATGAGCGGATGCAGTTTCTCGCCTACAAGGCCGCTGACCGCAAAGGCGCGAACGCTCGCTGGCTGCCCGGCAACCGGAGCGAGGATGCCGAACTGCGGCGCGACGGCAGGCTGGTCACGGCCCGCGCCCGTGATTTGGTCCACTCCTCCCCTCATGTGTTCGGCGCCATCGAGCGCATTGCCGCGAACGTGGTGTTTTGCGGCATCCGTGCGCAGGCGGAAGCCAAGCGCGCCGACGGCTCACTCGACACAGAAATCAACCGCCGCGTGGAAAGCCAGTGGAAACGCTGGGCCGAGCACCCCCACGTGCGTTTTTACGAGTTGCAGGAACTTGCGGTGCGCCACTGCTGGACCGACGGCGGCCTGCTGGCACACTACTACGTGGACACCGACCTGCTGCGCGACGGCGTTGTGCCGCTCGGCATCGAGCTCATCGAGATGGACCAGATCGACACGTCGGTGCATGGCCCGCTTCCCGGTGGCACGGTCGCCCGCCGCGGCATCGAATACAATGCCAAGGGTCACCCCGTCGCCTACCATCTGCACACCGAACACCCCGGCGATGCCGAGGTGCTCTCCTTTTCCTCGTTCGGCTCCGTGCGCATCCCGGTGGAGAATCTCAACCATATTTTCCTGCGGCGTAGGATCTCCCAGAGCACCGGCGCAAGCTGGCTGGCCTCGGTTGTGCCCGACATGCGCGACCTGAACGAGTACCGGGACAGCGAACGGATCGCCGCGCGTCTGGTCTCGGCCTTCGGATTTTTCGTCAGCTCGCCCACGCCCGAGGCTCAGCCCGAAGACTTCATGTCCACGTGGCCTGAGGACACCGTGGAACCGGGTGACTTCATCGAGCCGGGCCGGGTGCAGTTTCTGCCCGACGGCGCGGAGATCAAGGGAACCGGTTTTGATCGTCCCGGAAACACCTATGAACCGTTCGTGCGGGACACGCTACGCGGCGCGTCCGTCGGCATGGGCATGAGCTATGAGGCCGCCAGCAACGACTACACCGGCGCATCGTACTCATCGGCCCGCAGCGCCTCGCTGGAAGAGCGCCGCGGCTACCGTAAGCAACAGCATTTCATCAACCGCCGGTTCAACACCCCCACGTGGAACTGGTGGATCAGCCTGCTCTCCATGTCCGGACTGGAACCGGATGCGCCCGCCAATGTGCCCGTGCGCTGGCAGAACCCGGGATGGCCGTGGGTGGACCCGCTCAAGGATTCCAAGAGCGCCGAGCTGGAACTCAAGCTCGGCATCACCTCCATGACCCGCATCGCCGCCGATCGTGGCCACGACCTCGAAGAGATTCTCGAAGAGCGCAAGCGGGAACGGGAGCTGCTCGAAAAATACGGCCTGACGGCCAAGGAGGAACCCCATGCCCCTGAAGCCTGAGAACGGCGAAAGCAAGCAGGATTTCCTGCGACGCTGCGCGGACGGTGACGAGTCCCGCATGGTCGAATGCACGGCCGAGTGGAACAAGGCGCGCCTTGCCGCGCTGGTGGACGACAGCGTGATGACCCTGACCGCCCCAATTGAGCTGGCCGACCCCGATCAGGAGGAGGCCGCCCCGAGACGGTTCTCGATTCTCTCGCACACCGGTCCGGTAATCGACCTCGGTTTTTACCGCTTCGTCATCGCGCTGGACGGCATGGCGCTCGCCAAGGACGCCGTGCCCGCACTGCGCGAGCACTACCGCAACCAGATCGTCGGGACCATCGACCATAGCGAGAACGCCGAAACGGGCTTTTTCGTGTCCGGCAGGTTTTCGAAGGCCACCCTCGCGGGAAAGGAAGTGCTGGCCCTGGCTGACGAGGGCTTCCCTTGGCAGGCCTCGGTGGGCGTGCGCGGGCTGGAGGTCCTCGAAGTCGCCGATGGCCATACCTACGAGGTCAACGGACAGACCGTAACCGGGCCCATCGACATCTGGCTCAAGTCCGAAGTTTTCGAGGTGTCGTTCTGCCCGTTCGGGGCGGACGACGATACCGCAGCCATCGCCATGCACCGGGCAGGCGGCGGCAGAACCACCAACAAGGAGGCATCCATGCCCGCCGACAAGAAACTGGAGAAGCCCACCAAGGGCAACGGCCTGCCCGAAGAACAGCAGCAGGCCCCGGCAGAAACCCCCGAGGAGAATCTGGACCACGGCACCGGCAAGAAGAACGAAGCCGATCTGGAGCAGCCCAGCGGCGGAACTGTGGTCGTCGGACTCTCCGGCGCAGACGTGACTTCGCTCATCGCCAACGGTGCCCAGCTCGGTCTTTCCGCCGATGCCGTCACCGAAGCGCTGGGCGACTGCAAGATCGCGCTGGCCGACGCCCGAATCAAGCTGTTCGAGCTGGCCGAAAAGAAGAACCCGCCGCTGGGCGCAGGCCGCTTCGTGCCCGGTGCCGACGAGCGCGACAAGCTCTCCCTGGCCATGACGGACGGCGTTGCCCTGCGCATGGGGCTGAGTCTCGACAAGCCCGCTGCAGGCAATGAGGAATTCCGGCACATGGCCCTGTTCGAGCTGGCGAAGTTCTGCCTCGAACGCGAAGGCGAACCCGTGCGCGGGCTCTCGCGCACCCAGATTGCCGAGAACATCCTGCGCCTGTCCGCCACCTCCCGCAGCGACTTTCCGGGCGTATTCCGCGAGGCTGCCCACAAGCGCCTGCTTTCCGCCTACGGCGAATCGCCGGCCACGTGGCGGCCCCTCGTCAACGTGGTGCCGGCAAGCGACTTCCGCGAGATCCACGGCATCGCCCTGTCCGAAGGCCCCGACCTCGACCTGGTGGGCGAGAACGAAGAATACACGTTCGGCAAGCTCAAGGAAAAGCAGGAATCCTACCGCATTGCCAAGTACGGCAAGAAACTGGCGCTGACCCTTGAGATGATCGTCAACGACGACCTGCGCGCCTTCGCCCGCATTCCGCAGCTGCTCGGCTCCGCCGCCAGCCGCAAGACCGCCGATATCATCTGGAGCCTGATCCTCGCCAACCCGGTCATGGGCGACGGGGAAACCCTGTTCAGCTCCATTCACAAAAACATCGCCACCACGCCCGGCACTGTCAGCAAGGATGGTCTTTCCGCGGGACGCAAGGCCATGCGGATGCAGAAAGGCTTGAACGGCACGACGCTCGACATTCGGGCAAAATACCTCGTGACCCCGGTGGAACAGGAGACCGATGCAGAGGTACTGCTGCGTTCCACCTCGCTGCCCGAAACCGGCATGTCCGCCGGTGTCCACAACCCGCACGGCGGCAAGCTGACGCCCATTGCCGAGCCGCGCCTGGACGATGCCTCCAGCAAGGCCTGGTACCTCGTGGGCGATCCCAACCAGATCGACACCATCGAGGTGGCATTCCTCGACGGTCGCGAAGAGCCGGTCATCGCCGAAAAAGAGGACTTCGACCGCGATGCCCTGGTCTGGAAGGTGCGCCACATCATGGGCGCGGGCGTCATGGATCACCGTGGATTCTACCGCAACCCGGGCGTCTAGCCTGAAAGGAGATAACCATGTCCCAGACCTACATCCGCGACGGCAGGACCATGCCCTACGAAAACAGCACCGGATCGAACATCGCATCCGGTCAGGCCGTACTGGTGGGATCGCGTGTCGGCATCGCCATCAGCGATATCCCCGACGGCGAATCCGGCCCGCTTGCCATGACCGGTGTGCACGCACTGCCCAAGGTGTCGGCCGACGACGCCGCACAGGGGGGCAAGGCCTACATGAAGACCACCGGCGAAATCACCACCACCGCCAGCGGCAACACTCTGGTGGGCTTTTTCTTCGCCTCTGCCGCCCCCAATGAAACCGAGTGTCTCGTGGCTATCAACGCCATGAACGCATAGCCCTGTCATCCTCCCTGCAACCGGCGGGTCGGGTTCCGGGAACCGCCCGGCCCGCCACCAAAAAACAGGAGCGCGGCACGTGTCCTTCACCCCTCTGGAAACCCTTTTGATCGGCTTTGCGTGCTCGCTGCTGTCCGCTGTGGGCGTGCGGCTGCTGTTTGCGAAAAATTTTGTGACTCACACCCAGTGCACGTCCGAGCGGGAAAAAATGTGTCAGGCGGACAAGGAGCTGCGCGAGCGGCTGAAGTCTCTGGACAACGGGCAACGCATCCAGTTCCGAATGCTTCGCGGAATCATCGTGCATTCGGACATTCCTGCGGCACAGCAGGAAAAAATCCTCAATGAGAACTAGGGGGAACCATGATCCATTGCGTCATCCTTCGCGACATCCGCACCGGCGAGGCCACGCTGGGCCGCCTGCGCTTCGAGGGCGATACCGAAGATTTTTGCTACACGCTTGAGGAGCCTTGGAAGGACAATCGCACCTACATTTCCTGCATCCCGGCGGGGCGGTACCGCTGCCGCCGGCGTTGGTCCAGCCGCTTCGGCCGGGAGCTGTTCGAGGTCTCCGACGTGCCGGGCCGCACCGCGATTCTGATCCACGCGGGCAACACCACCGACGACATCGAGGGCTGCGTCCTGCTGGGCGAATCCCGCGACGTGGGCAACCGCTATTTCGGCAAGCCCGCGGTGCTTGAGAGCCGGTCCGCCATGGGCCGTTTCATGGAGCGCCTTGACGGCGTGGACGCCTTCGACCTGACCGTGGAGGAGGTGTAGCCGTGGCTCTGCCCCTGTTGCCCCTGCTGGGTCTGGTGCCCGAGGTGGTGGGCATGTTCACCGATGACGAGGACGTCACCAAGGTGGCCGAGACCGCCTCGAACGTGGCCCGCACCCTGACCGGAGCGGACGACGAATCCGCCGTGGACGCGCTCAAGGCCGACCCCTCGCTGCTCGTTGAGTTCCAGACCCGGATGCGTCAGTTCGCCATGCAGGAGATGCGAGAGAAAACGCAGCGCTTGCAGGAAATCAACAGGACCATGCGCGTGGAGTACGAGAGCGCCAACACCTACAAGACCGGCTGGCGGCCTGCCGTGGGCTGGGTGCTGGCATTTTCGTTCCTGATCATCGTGCTGGCGGTGGTGGTGCCGTGGGTCTGGTTCACCTTCGAGGATCCCGCGCAGGTCAGTCCCATGCTGGAGAGCGCCGCCCGGCTCATCGGCGCGTTGAACAATCCCATCATTGCCATGGCCGCAGTGCTCGGCGTGCTGATCAAAAAGCGCTCCGACGACAAGCACGCGGCGAGCACCTCCCGACCTTCCGGCACCTTGGCGGGACTCTACCAGAAATATTTCGGAGGCCAGAAATGAGCGCTGCACTGATCACCGGATACGCCTCCCGCTACCTGCGGCGCGGCATCGCCACCACGCTGGTGCGGCCGGACGGCAGCGAGATTCCGGCGCGGATCATTCTGGAGCGGGCCGGGCGCGTGGACGCCACGCACGGTGACCACCAGCAGTCGGTGGTCAAGGTGCTGCGCGCGGACTTTCCGCAGCCGCCCGAGGGCCGCATTGAGGCGGACGGGATGCAGTGGCGGCTGGGCGAAGTGCTCGGCCGCGCCGACGGAACCAACCGCTTTCAGTGGGCCGTGCTGGCGATGGCCGAGTCGCGGCTGTGGGCGGGCAAATGAGCAAGCAACAGCGAGTGAGGATTACGGGAGCCGACGAGCTGCTTCGTGCGGTGCAGGGCTTTGAGCATGGCGGGCCGCAGGTGGCGGCGCGGGCCCTGAACAAAACGGCAAGGGGTGCCGGAGCTCACACCCGTAAGCTTCTTCGTCAGTTGCTCAAGCTCCCTGACAAGGAAATATCGGGCAAGATCACTATTTGGAAGGCCAATCCCAAGTCGTTGTACGCGGCAGTCATCGCGCGGGAAAAGCGCGGCGTGCCGCTTATTAAGTATCCCGTGCGTCCTCGCACGCCGAATCCCAAGCGCCCGCCGTCAAGAGGGGTTTCCGTGCAGGTCAAACGCTTTGGCGGTCAGAAAACCATCCCCGGCGCGTTTGTCGCCAGAATGAAATCGGGACATGTCGGCGTCTTCAAACGAACGGGCCAGTGGAGCGAAAAACAAAAAGGGTACTACGTGGGTGAGTATCGCGAAGATATTAGACAACTCTACGGACCCAGCTTCGTGCAGTATCTGAATCGCGGTCGCCTGCGGCGGAAGTTGGATAAATATATTCAGCGCCGTCTTGAGACAACCCTCCGGCACGAGATCAACTGGCAGATTCAGAAACAATTCAATCAGATCAAGGGGGCGCGATGACCCAGCAGACATTCCTTGCCGCACGCAACACCGCGGCGCTGGCCGTGGCCACCAGTCCGGATATCCAAAATTTCATGGCGCGGGAGTTCCCGCTGCTGCGTTGGCGGGTCTACCGCGAGGTGTTCGCGGGCATGCTGCCCCCGGCGGATGCGGCTCCCTTCGCGGCTTTCGGGCCGTTTTCCCACGGGCAGCCGGACAAGGATCCGCACGCCATCGAGCACGCGCTGCCGGTGGGGGTCTTCCTCGCCCGGCCGCAGGGTGACTTTCAGGACGCGGGCAGCGACGTCATGGTCATGCCCGGAGCGGCGCTGCTCGATGAGCTGGCCGCGCTCACCGAAAAGGCCGTTTCCTCCGCGCTGACCGGCGCGGGATTTCCCTTTGAACAGGACCCGTACCTGCCGGACGATCTGGCGCAGTACGGCGATTTCATCATGTCGTTCTATCTCTACAGGATTAGAACGCGACGCTATCTCTAGGAGGCATCCATGGCACTGACCCGCAAACAGGTTTTTCTGGACAAGATCGAGGCCGATCCCGGCGCGATCGAGGTCGTGGACCCGGCAACCGACGGCGTGCTCTGCCTGTCCGGCACCGAGCTGACGCCCG
Coding sequences within:
- a CDS encoding DUF2190 family protein, translating into MSQTYIRDGRTMPYENSTGSNIASGQAVLVGSRVGIAISDIPDGESGPLAMTGVHALPKVSADDAAQGGKAYMKTTGEITTTASGNTLVGFFFASAAPNETECLVAINAMNA
- a CDS encoding DUF5675 family protein produces the protein MIHCVILRDIRTGEATLGRLRFEGDTEDFCYTLEEPWKDNRTYISCIPAGRYRCRRRWSSRFGRELFEVSDVPGRTAILIHAGNTTDDIEGCVLLGESRDVGNRYFGKPAVLESRSAMGRFMERLDGVDAFDLTVEEV
- a CDS encoding phage portal protein, with translation MKYGDLDLWTRMRATMMALSDPRKAARFVNERMQFLAYKAADRKGANARWLPGNRSEDAELRRDGRLVTARARDLVHSSPHVFGAIERIAANVVFCGIRAQAEAKRADGSLDTEINRRVESQWKRWAEHPHVRFYELQELAVRHCWTDGGLLAHYYVDTDLLRDGVVPLGIELIEMDQIDTSVHGPLPGGTVARRGIEYNAKGHPVAYHLHTEHPGDAEVLSFSSFGSVRIPVENLNHIFLRRRISQSTGASWLASVVPDMRDLNEYRDSERIAARLVSAFGFFVSSPTPEAQPEDFMSTWPEDTVEPGDFIEPGRVQFLPDGAEIKGTGFDRPGNTYEPFVRDTLRGASVGMGMSYEAASNDYTGASYSSARSASLEERRGYRKQQHFINRRFNTPTWNWWISLLSMSGLEPDAPANVPVRWQNPGWPWVDPLKDSKSAELELKLGITSMTRIAADRGHDLEEILEERKRERELLEKYGLTAKEEPHAPEA
- a CDS encoding BRO-like protein, producing MGSVIPFDFDGSAVRVVMREDEPWFVAKDVCGVLDIGNSRQAVSRLEEDEKGVITSDTLGGSQKVSAVSESGLYALIFTSRKPEARRFRKWVTSEVLPAIRKHGRYESCGTTGLPGDVPDFSLRLKPALRAQAMHTAVQTARLDGGSEQDVKRLYLEYCGLFCARGTADFETSDPSLTAFIEARCALGSRLMVTKDRLFSAYQEFCSEEDWPTLRRETFFREIRGMLDKIRVIRPRSHGRKRCVLGIGLMKK
- a CDS encoding phage tail protein translates to MSKQQRVRITGADELLRAVQGFEHGGPQVAARALNKTARGAGAHTRKLLRQLLKLPDKEISGKITIWKANPKSLYAAVIAREKRGVPLIKYPVRPRTPNPKRPPSRGVSVQVKRFGGQKTIPGAFVARMKSGHVGVFKRTGQWSEKQKGYYVGEYREDIRQLYGPSFVQYLNRGRLRRKLDKYIQRRLETTLRHEINWQIQKQFNQIKGAR
- a CDS encoding 3TM-type holin; translation: MALPLLPLLGLVPEVVGMFTDDEDVTKVAETASNVARTLTGADDESAVDALKADPSLLVEFQTRMRQFAMQEMREKTQRLQEINRTMRVEYESANTYKTGWRPAVGWVLAFSFLIIVLAVVVPWVWFTFEDPAQVSPMLESAARLIGALNNPIIAMAAVLGVLIKKRSDDKHAASTSRPSGTLAGLYQKYFGGQK